From the genome of Streptomyces sp. V2I9:
CCCCGCCGAGCAGCGGCTCCGCCTGGAGTGGCTGGCCGAGGAGGCCGGGGCGCTCACACCAGGTGGATCCGTTCCTGGGTGACCGGGTATCCGGCGCGGGCGAACGCGGCGGCCATCGGCACATTGCCCCGGTCCGTCGCGGCGGCGACGAACGAGGCACCCTCCTCGACCAGGAAGCGCGTGCACTCCACCAGCAGGTCGTAGCCGTAGCCGTGCCCGCGCGCCTCGGGAACGACCCCGATGAAGCCGACGCAGGGACCCGAGGGGTTGTGCGCGGGCACCTGGATGCCCGCCACCTCCCCGTCCGGCGTGTACGCGAGCCGCAGCCACTCCCTCGGCGACGGGCACCAGTGGAAGAAGTCCAACTCCTCCCGCGCCGCGGCCTCCAGACCTCCGGGGCCCTCGATGGCCCGGCGGGCGTGGGCGTCCAGCGTGGACGCGTGTACGCGGCGCAGCACGTCGAGGACCACCTCGTCGTCCGGCTCGGGGCGGTGGACGAGCCGCCCGGTCCGCTCCGGCAGCGGGCATCCGGGGGTCCACCGGTACTGATAGCGCTCGACCAGCGGCTCCAGACCGGCCGCCGTCGCGGCGGAGACCCGCCCCTCGACGGCCGCCCGCACCACCGGGTCGTCCCGCCAGCCGGCGGGCGCGATCAGCTCGTACTCCTTGTCGAACGGGGCGCGGCGCAGGAGTTCGGCGCCCGCCTCCGCCTCCCCGTCCGCGAAGTCGAACCAGTTGAGCAGCACGGGCTCGGTGTCGTCGGGCCCGCCCCACCAGGCGGCCCTGGCCACCACCGTGCCGTCGCGCAGGGCGACCCAGGTCCAGTCGGGACGGTACTCGCCGCCGTCGGTGGTCGAGGTGTAGCGGTGGCCGAACGCCCCACGGCCGACGAGGGCGGCGTCCTGAAAAGAGTGGAAAAGACCGGCGTCGCTCGGG
Proteins encoded in this window:
- a CDS encoding GNAT family N-acetyltransferase, giving the protein MTDPVIRALTPSDAGLFHSFQDAALVGRGAFGHRYTSTTDGGEYRPDWTWVALRDGTVVARAAWWGGPDDTEPVLLNWFDFADGEAEAGAELLRRAPFDKEYELIAPAGWRDDPVVRAAVEGRVSAATAAGLEPLVERYQYRWTPGCPLPERTGRLVHRPEPDDEVVLDVLRRVHASTLDAHARRAIEGPGGLEAAAREELDFFHWCPSPREWLRLAYTPDGEVAGIQVPAHNPSGPCVGFIGVVPEARGHGYGYDLLVECTRFLVEEGASFVAAATDRGNVPMAAAFARAGYPVTQERIHLV